In Aspergillus nidulans FGSC A4 chromosome IV, a single window of DNA contains:
- a CDS encoding uncharacterized protein (transcript_id=CADANIAT00000364) — MRFTALFPIACLLLLAMLSTAWQFDGLLGHGQLLPRQDDSDSNSDTTTAADSATTGATPTDDQAEETATSTSSSDSDSDTTESATTTAKATKTGSSSSNSTTTHASNSTTTSVDPRLPPGGISMLTPSSASTTYYKIGDIITFVWNYTSLSITPTAVNVVASCSLNSATYTISSNMSVEETQTVTWDTGKFQANATAPLLTATYTMIVYDESKDIDDTASAGELSSQNRYYFGMYTPQPYTDLPNFVCATCNGALSATGLLGLKMALGMGLITIASFTWFAGSFGVFST; from the exons ATGCGGTTTACTGCTCTTTTCCCTATTGCGTGCCTGCTCTTGTTAGCGATGCTCTCAACCGCATGGCAGTTTGACGGGTTGTTGGGTCACGGTCAACTTTTGCCTAGGCAGGATG ACTCGGACTCAAACTCGGATACTACGACCGCAGCCGACAGTGCGACTACCGGCGCGACCCCCACGGACGACCAGGCGGAGGAAACGGCCACGTCCACATCATCCTctgacagcgacagcgacacAACGGAATCTGCCACTACAACTGCCAAGGCGACTAAGACTGGCAGCTCCTCGTCGAATTCAACGACCACTCACGCTTCGAACTCTACCACCACATCAGTCGACCCTCGTCTCCCTCCGGGTGGTATCTCCATGTTGACGCCGAGTTCCGCATCAACGACATACTACAAGATCGGTGATATTATCACGTTTGTCTGGAATTATACGTCGCTATCTATCACACCCACTGCTGTCAATGTTGTCGCATCATGCAGTCTCAACAGTGCTACCTACACCATCTCGAGCAATATGAGCGTCGAGGAGACCCAAACTGTGACGTGGGACACGGGAAAATTCCAAGCAAACGCCACGGCTCCGTTGCTTACCGCGACTTACACCATGATTGTATACGACGAGAGCAAGGACATTGATGACACTGCCTCTGCCGGAGAGCTGAGCTCGCAGAACCGTTACTACTTTGGAATGTACACTCCGCAGCCTTACACGGACCTACCAA ACTTTGTCTGTGCCACATGCAATGGCGCTCTCTCCGCCACCGGCCTTCTTGGTCTGAAAATGGCCTTGGGAATGGGTCTGATTACCATCGCATCCTTCACTTGGTTCGCCGGCAGCTTCGGCGTCTTCTCTACTTGA
- a CDS encoding RNA polymerase II mediator complex subunit MED27 domain-containing protein (transcript_id=CADANIAT00000365) codes for MAASSRLPIVVPKMEHSPSVKVNELEIDKDTTMAEPNPTAAPSAAPEDDVDPVIDPELLETELQLVSSLAKLQKLEEMIHQLRTLLPERLLEPLAPIVHPKAAAAIGIPNSPQALHQRLSQSACDGVREVEDFKALWRSEEMKAVWERIDTLINENAGRLLQSNGMWQCDYNQILQDIAQHDNHRKEQQRKAKEEQERAQLQSAEGGWKAIVDNYAQAGIPGMRVIPTKSDSSFGVLLPKVGLAFKVNAVSSGQEGVPEFNVSSKSPSGEPSSRVETAVLACLNARPRKWDLKFLFGMISSYSNIFQTTCTRCGKMQDQAANLPTLRRPKTKEPQTDQPPTFEAYHATCI; via the exons ATGGCTGCCAGCTCAAGACTACCTATCGTCGTACCCAAAATGGAACATTCGCCCTCTGTCAAAGTCAACGAGCTTGAAATTGACAAAGATACTACTATGGCCGAGCCCAATCCCACGGCCGCGCCGAGTGCCGCCCCGGAGGACGATGTGGACCCGGTCATCGACCCTGAGCTCCTGGAAACGGAGCTGCAACTGGTCTCCTCGCTTGCCAAACtgcagaaactggaagaaaTG ATCCACCAGCTTCGGACGCTCCTCCCAGAGCGCCTACTGGAGCCGCTCGCACCAATTGTGCACCCcaaagctgctgctgcgattGGCATTCCGAACTCTCCTCAGGCTTTGCATCAGCGACTCTCTCAGTCCGCATGCGATGGTGTGCGCGAGGTCGAAGACTTCAAAGCCTTGTGGCGGAGCGAAGAAATGAAAGCCGTCTGGGAGCGCATTGACACTTTGATCAATGAAAATGCTGGCCGGCTCCTGCAGTCCAACGGCATGTGGCAATGTGACTACAACCAAATACTTCAAGATATTGCACAACACGACAACCATAGgaaagagcagcagcgaaAAGCCaaagaggagcaggaacgaGCCCAGTTGCAGTCAGCggaaggaggatggaaggcGATCGTCGATAACTATGCCCAGGCAGGCATACCTGGAATGCGCGTGATACCGACGAAGAGTGATTCATCGTTCGGTGTCTTGCTTCCGAAGGTCGGCCTGGCGTTCAAGGTCAACGCCGTCAGCTCGGGCCAAGAGGGTGTACCGGAATTCAACGTCTCCAGCAAGTCGCCATCAGGCGAACCCTCATCGAGAGTTGAAACTGCAGTTCTGGCCTGTCTTAACGCCCGTCCGAGGAAATGGGACCTAAAATTTCTCTTT GGAATGATTTCATCCTACTCAAATATCTTCCAAACTACATGTACAAGGTGCGGTAAGATGCAAGATCAAGCAGCCAACCTCCCAACACTCCGGCGCCCGAAAACAAAAGAGCCACAGACCGACCAGCCGCCAACATTCGAAGCCTACCACGCAACATGCATCTGA
- a CDS encoding NAD(P)-dependent oxidoreductase (transcript_id=CADANIAT00000366): MAGSKFLVLGGTGPAGICLLRELVYRQHETIVYARNPSKIDGDIQSNEFLEIIKGEFVEDDLPTLSAAMARTKVVISLLGPNIIRMSNPTLFADIYKTFVFPLMREHGVRRIFAMGTPSISRPQDSWTLFTAVVIPIIRIFAHSAYANVRAIGDAFEQHADGLDWTVFRIAAIPGNHDEESWRTDREDADVFVGWVGEKGWTPSQKRGALARWLVDAAEGGADKWVGKMPAVSKKG; the protein is encoded by the exons ATGGCCGGTTCCAAATTTCTTGTCCTGGGCGGCACGGGTCCAGCTGGCATCTGCCTGCTACGAGAACTTGTATACCGGCAGCACGAGACTATAGTCTATGCCCGAAATCCGTCAAAGATCGATGGCGATATACAATCAAACGAGTTTCTCGAG ATCATCAAGGGTGAATTCGTCGAGGACGACCTCCCTACCCTTTCCGCGGCCATGGCGAGGACAAAAGTCGTCATCTCCCTTCTTGGCCCCAATATTATACGAATGTCCAATCCTACATTATTCGCTGATATCTATAAGACGTTCGTCTTTCCCCTGATGCGCGAGCATGGGGTCCGTCGCATCTTCGCGATGGGCACACCTTCTATCTCTCGACCCCAAGACTCTTGGACACTGTTTACCGCTGTTGTGATCCCTATTATCCGCATATTCGCACATTCTGCGTACGCCAATGTGCGAGCCATCGGGGACGCATTTGAGCAGCATGCTGACGGGCTTGACTGGACCGTTTTCCGAATCGCGGCGATCCCGGGGAATCACGACGAGGAAAGCTGGCGCACAGATAGGGAGGATGCGGATGTGTTTGTTGGGTGGGTGGGCGAGAAGGGCTGGACGCCGTCGCAGAAAAGAGGTGCTCTGGCCAGATGGCTTGTTGATGCTGCAGAAGGAGGCGCGGATAAATGGGTTGGTAAGATGCCAGCCGTTTCTAAGAAGGGATGA
- a CDS encoding uncharacterized protein (transcript_id=CADANIAT00000363): protein MKLFNTLSLLLGAAATTVFAGRQDGKNPDTFYLKTSGAENSAHNDLYVYGYHAGAGINDAVLTPDIETASRAYLNGTKVLFDYNTTFPWGLSPWGVTNYAAWQFVQINAGTGQDGFSVNSTGLQWSQQKGFGGWLVCDWWHNAPQLFYLYRYYDAEYPASCSEVKLVTEPTA from the exons ATGAAGCTCTTCAACACACTCTCGCTTCTACTCGGCGCAGCTGCCACGACTGTCTTTGCCGGTCGCCAGGACGGCAAGAACCCCGATACATTCTACCTGAAGACTTCCGGAGCTGAGAACTCTGCACACAACGATCTCTATGTTTACGGATACCACGCGGGCGCTGGCATTAACGATGCGGTCCTTACACCAGACATTGAAACAGCGAGCAGGGCCTACCTGAACGGCACCAAGGTTCTATTCGACTACAACACAACATTCCCTTGGGGCTTGTCGCCCTGGGGCGTTACCAACTATGCGG CATGGCAATTCGTTCAGATCAACGCCGGTACCGGACAAGACGGTTTCTCCGTCAACAGTACCGGCTTGCAATGGTCGCAGCAGAAGGGTTTCGGTGGCTGGCTAG TATGCGACTGGTGGCACAACGCACCCCAATTATTCTACCTCTACCGGTACTACGACGCGGAATACCCCGCCTCTTGCAGTGAGGTGAAGCTTGTGACCGAACCCACTGCGTGA
- a CDS encoding protein cshA (transcript_id=CADANIAT00000362), which produces MQGVGLEASKTSPPADESTSVQSSSGPADEATRLKELHADIRDQDALERDITRQADRLLMEQADERDNKRLDKTNQEKEKLESQILRLHQRLAQPIGTSARVRLQNDLAKLEERNTALANDLKEIQQRIDERHQEQEMNMEPSGTGRMPNESRRDYLIRTGKITPFSRMGTGSSAGPLASLQDALIDAEDERDELEALEQVKARSAVSHRNLVRPSFGFDETSESTAAEEQAHERPGKRRKLEKSTQSSKVSVKTEDTDLGMETLSDGPASEDQDDSASYIEDPEQEFSEDDEDFVTEEKPVRAKKAKSSDEVEDFSGLDDGNEKLYQSRLQNWVSRRSAARKRARQPRELDTNQVPDIGEADFRDSEDEEWFKPHPTQPDLHLDNGYRIPGDIHPLLFDYQKTGVQWMWELHQQQVGGIIGDEMGLGKTIQAIAFLAGLHYSKRLTKPIIVVCPATVMKQWVNEFHRWWPPFRVSILHTSGSGMVNIKSESSREDALMYGTYWSGGSSSGLKAARKVVKRVVEEGHVLVTTYSGLQSYASLLIPVEWGGTILDEGHKIRNPNTSITMHAKELRTPHRIILSGTPMQNNLTELWSLFDFVFPMRLGTLVNFRNQFEFPIRQGGYANASNLQVQTAAKCAETLKDAISPYLLQRFKIDVAADLPKKSEQVLFCRLTKPQRQAYEAFLGSEEMQSILRGRRQVLYGVDILRKICNHPDLQNHKLLYAKPNYGNPTKSGKMQVVRSLLELWKETGHKTLLFAQHRIMLDILEKFVKSLSGFNYRRMDGTTPIQHRQTMVDEFNKDPDLHVFLLTTKVGGLGVNLTGADRVIIYDPDWNPSTDVQARERAWRLGQKRDVTIYRLMTAGTIEEKIYHRQIFKQFLTNKILKDPKQRQTFQLSDLYDLFALGEEGQGPTETSKLFKEAEVTYEENRDKDAPKERDASYQRDVEAEKQDISKVTGVAAIEQFQGEPEQQAKQESGESGTNSESRLMEGIFARSGVHSALEHDQIVNGKRVVRADPKIIEAEAKRVAAEAAEQLRRAGEAAKSVPIGTPTWTGQFGVAGKPEESPMPMRGPFGGRSSTARRALAGPSSASIIANLSSRTPSSRSATNSPAPGNEPSGKDFITMIRDFITTHGGSVYTQNLIDHFNRYCTTPQKSAEFKEMLKQIAVLDKGGRNAFDLYSTPADFWTRDNSF; this is translated from the exons ATGCAGGGCGTTGGGCTCGAGGCTTCAAAAACATCTCCGCCTGCGGATGAGTCGACATCTGTGCAGTCTAGCTCGGGTCCGGCAGACGAAGCGACCCGTTTGAAAGAGCTTCACGCCGATATCCGCGATCAAGATGCTCTAGAGAGAGATATAACGCGTCAG GCTGATAGACTTCTTATGGAGCAAGCCGATGAGCGCGATAATAAGAGACTAGACAAGACGAACCAAGAAAAAGA GAAACTTGAATCGCAGATTCTGAGATTACACCAACGCCTGGCTCAGCCGATTGGGACATCAGCCCGGGTGCGTCTCCAAAATGATCTCGCAAAATTGGAAGAACGTAATACGGCCCTTGCAAATGATCTCAAAGAGATTCAGCAGCGTATCGATGAAAGGCATcaagagcaggagatgaaCATGGAACCGAGTGGGACGGGAAGAATGCCCAACGAATCTCGCAGAGACTACCTCATAAGGACTGGAAAGATTACACCGTTCTCGCGAATGGGAACTGGTTCGAGCGCCGGCCCTTTAGCTAGCCTTCAGGATGCGCTTATTGATGCCGAGGATGAGCGCGATGAATTGGAGGCTTTGGAACAGGTAAAAGCGCGGTCAGCTGTCTCCCATCGTAACCTAGTGCGCCCTAGTTTCGGTTTCGATGAGACAAGTGAATcaactgctgctgaagaacagGCCCATGAGCGGCCcgggaagagaagaaagctagAAAAAAGTACTCAATCGAGTAAGGTTTCCGTTAAGACAGAAGATACGGACCTGGGCATGGAGACGCTCTCCGATGGCCCTGCATCCGAAGATCAGGATGATTCAGCGAGTTATATCGAAGATCCGGAGCAGGAGTTCtccgaagacgacgaagacttTGTGACCGAGGAGAAACCAGTCAGGGCGAAAAAAGCCAAAAGTAGTGATGAGGTGGAAGATTTCAGCGGACTCGACGATGGTAATGAAAAGCTGTACCAGTCAAGACTTCAAAACTGGGTATCTCGACGAAGTGCTGCTCGAAAGCGTGCCCGGCAACCTCGGGAGTTAGATACAAACCAGGTTCCTGATATAGGTGAAGCAGACTTCCGGGActctgaagacgaggagTGGTTTAAGCCCCATCCGACCCAGCCAGACCTACACCTAGACAATGGCTACCGCATTCCTGGTGATATCCATCCCCTTCTTTTCGATTACCAGAAAACCGGGGTCCAATGGATGTGGGAGTtgcaccagcagcaagttGGAGGTATCATCGGTGACGAAATGGGTCTCGGGAAAACAATCCAGGCCATTGCATTTCTGGCTGGCCTACATTATAGCAAGAGGTTGACGAAGCCGATCATCGTCGTCTGCCCAGCTACTGTAATGAAACAATGGGTCAACGAGTTTCACCGCTGGTGGCCTCCATTCCGTGTTTCTATTCTGCATACTTCTGGCAGCGGAATGGTGAACATAAAGAGTGAAAGCAGCCGCGAGGACGCACTTATGTATGGAACCTACTGGTCTGGTGGCTCTAGCAGCGGCTTGAAAGCGGCGAGAAAAGTTGTCAAGCGAGtagttgaagaaggacatgTGCTAGTCACCACTTATTCGGGCTTGCAGAGCTACGCTTCACTTTTGATACCTGTTGAATGGGGAGGTACTATCCTCGACGAGGGCCACAAGATTCGCAATCCCAACACTTCCATCACCATGCATGCCAAAGAGCTTAGAACACCACATCGGATTATTCTTTCGGGAACGCCAATGCAGAACAACCTGACCGAGCTATGGTCGCTATTCGATTTTGTCTTCCCAATGCGTCTTGGCACGTTAGTGAATTTTCGCAACCAGTTCGAGTTTCCTATCAGGCAGGGTGGTTATGCCAACGCTTCGAACTTACAGGTGCAGACAGCTGCCAAGTGTGCAGAGACCCTCAAAGACGCTATTAGTCCTTATCTTCTGCAACGATTCAAGATTGACGTGGCAGCTGATCTGCCCAAAAAGAGTGAGCAGGTTCTCTTTTGCAGGCTCACAAAGCCGCAGAGGCAAGCATATGAGGCATTTTTAGGCTCGGAAGAGATGCAATCTATTCTCAGAGGTCGAAGGCAGGTACTTTATGGTGTGGATATCCTGCGGAAAATATGCAATCATCCGGACTTGCAGAATCATAAGTTACTATACGCCAAGCCAAACTATGGAAACCCAACGAAGTCGGGAAAGATGCAAGTAGTTAGGTCGCTGCTCGAGCTATGGAAAGAGACGGGCCACAAAACACTTCTATTTGCTCAACATCGAATCATGCTAGATATCTTGGAGAAATTCGTCAAATCTCTCTCTGGCTTCAACTATCGCCGTATGGACGGCACTACGCCCATTCAGCACCGGCAAACGATGGTTGACGAGTTCAACAAAGACCCTGATTTGCATGTCTTCCTACTTACCACTAAGGTTGGAGGATTAGGTGTCAACCTCACCGGGGCAGACCGCGTCATCATTTACGACCCTGACTGGAATCCTTCGACTGACGTACAGGCCCGAGAACGTGCATGGCGACTTGGACAGAAGCGTGATGTGACCATTTACCGATTGATGACTGCTGGGACTATCGAGGAAAAAATTTATCATCGTCAGATATTTAAGCAATTTCTGACAAATAAGATTCTGAAAGACCCTAAGCAGCGGCAGACTTTCCAGCTCAGTGACTTATATGACCTCTTTGCACTGGGAGAAGAGGGTCAAGGCCCAACGGAGACAAGCAAGTTATTCAAAGAAGCCGAAGTCACTTACGAGGAAAACAGGGACAAAGATGCACCAAAGGAACGTGACGCTAGTTACCAGCGAGACGTAGAGGCCGAAAAGCAAGACATCAGCAAGGTAACCGGAGTCGCTGCAATCGAACAGTTCCAAGGTGAACCGGAACAGCAAGCGAAGCAGGAGTCAGGAGAATCCGGCACAAACTCCGAGTCGCGCCTGATGGAGGGTATATTCGCCAGATCAGGCGTTCATTCAGCGCTCGAACACGACCAAATCGTCAACGGCAAACGCGTCGTCAGAGCAGACCCCAAGATAATCGAAGCGGAAGCGAAGCGAGTAGCCGCTGAAGCCGCTGAGCAACTCCGCCGTGCAGGCGAAGCAGCCAAATCTGTTCCAATCGGGACCCCAACATGGACGGGACAGTTCGGTGTTGCCGGGAAACCGGAGGAGTCACCAATGCCCATGCGAGGTCCGTTCGGCGGACGAAGCAGCACAGCCAGACGCGCCCTAGCCGGTCCCTCGTCGGCAAGTATCATAGCTAATCTCTCTTCTCGTACGCCCTCGTCTCGAAGTGCCACCAATAGCCCTGCCCCAGGAAATGAGCCCAGCGGGAAGGATTTCATCACGATGATCCGGGATTTTATCACAACCCATGGAGGGTCAGTCTACACACAGAATCTGATTGACCATTTTAACCGGTACTGTACCACACCACAAAAGTCAGCAGAATtcaaggagatgctgaagcagattGCTGTTCTCGATAAAGGGGGAAGAAATG CATTTGACCTGTATTCTACGCCCGCAGATTTT TGGACCAGGGACAACTCATTTTAG
- a CDS encoding uncharacterized protein (transcript_id=CADANIAT00000368) — protein MTEPGPLWSWRCRWSGRLLGRRRKGYWQAVGANTQMSLWATSSWTLSSLGEALYARHVHIPRTSGSDVRAASKYRFPAARSWATHPIAATTGAKHVWHEGAKRPDKMVKTSAMESSYRGGHCRKSSSRCTGMIPDPERPGADWISSAWATRLPQTEPSQGHAVLSTLTGGARTRRTAGPRRASRIQPGDSAHLVGRGRRHDLNDTWPPSMHGTGSEDFFSQGWGMQKNAYPFCGAIHEEDVPNTQVSYRWHLADPVRFSKKIKVTLESGHANHLRGYWSTSAYWYQTLPGPKLDILPVGDRLPPKPTMHLIPEPTEVKIASMSAEKMGKLAQHRERYAVFVNDWNEWLERRARESER, from the exons ATGACTGAGCCTGGTCCGCTGTGGAGCTGGCGCTGTCGGTGGAGTGGACGCTTGTTGGGGAGACGCCGGAAAGGGTACTGGCAGGCCGTGGGAGCGAATACCCAG ATGTCGCTTTGGGCAACGTCGAGCTGGACGCTTAGTTCGCTAGGCGAG GCATTGTATGCTCGTCATGTGCACATCCCAAGGACGAGCGGCAGCGACGTGAGAGCTGCTTCGAAGTACAGGTTTCCTGCGGCGAGATCCTGGGCAACACACCCAATTGCTGCGACGACCGGAGCCAAGCATGTCTGGCACGAGGGCGCTAAAAGGCCCGACAAGATGGTGAA AACATCCGCAATGGAGTCGTCGTACCGAGGAGGACACTGCCGAAAATCCTCATCAAGATGTACTGGGATGATTCCAGACCCCGAACGTCCTGGCGCCGATTGGATTTCTTCTGCCTGGGCCACTCGATTGCCGCAAACCGAACCCTCCCAAGGACACGCTGTACTTTCCACGCTCACTGGCGGCGCAAGAACCCGACGAACGGCTGGACCCCGTCGCGCATCCAGAATACAGCCTGGAGACTCAG CGCACCTGGTGGGGAGAGGGAGACGACATGATCTTAACGACACCTGGCCGCCGAGCATGCACGGCACCGGCAGCGAAGACTTCTTCTCGCAGGGATGGGGTATGCAGAAGAACGCCTATCCGTTCTGCGGCGCGATCCACGAGGAAGACGTGCCCAACACGCAAGTGAGCTATCGCTGGCACTTGGCCGACCCTGTGCgcttcagcaagaagatcaaagtcACTTTGGAGTCCGGCCACGCGAACCACCTGCGTGGTTATTGGTCGACCAGCGCGTATTGGTATCAGACTTTGCCGGGGCCGAAGCTGGATATTCTGCCTGTGGGCGATCGACTACCCCCGAAACCCACGATGCACTTGATTCCAGAGCCGACTGAGGTCAAGATCGCCTCGATGAGTGCGGAAAAGATGGGGAAGCTAGCTCAGCACCGGGAGAGATACGCAGTGTTTGTGAATGATTGGAACGAGTGGCTGGAGCGTCGGGCGAGGGAATCGGAGCGTTGA
- a CDS encoding tetratricopeptide repeat protein (transcript_id=CADANIAT00000367), which translates to MNSIKARFKRMSIGRTGKDPNTSGKTDAAASAERTPDEGRKNAPANSNAANVDSGLAAARMFLKDEREGSLVFTVQVATAYRPCIAVDVHRFGEKQGDGPYGKPAGLTKMSRAEHGFVEAEHPSFELYRIQRKYLRRHSESPNELDEEDCILFDPEASPLYDHAHANGTVTVEGFGLDLWNAELAHGRMPQQAHPNILLEVPELTFNPATLLCRIEEIRSRTVPADDPQEEIAALVETVGKVAWESITGSWEMQGMGHSERVLEFLFAFHHEQEDLSGRSVIADTMTRFQDGSYEGAWADWMRMVMARELALRLASGAGMGMQWAGGTKGIYVRFTRAILASLIISERWFANTRIHVGGHVALAREVQDAKSAGVSEQDRQEAWELVRLAEEATEAKQFQRAAVLFYEALAVNPANYDSVQARGEWLLRFQNYRDAARDAVVLQRLDPNRPAGYVLLGRACLGYKNYLRAREAFREAVALAHTFDEKLPILQDLDKAQDALSAELKAIEQAASEKEKAALMRARRIADLDPMGRTIAPRPAKHEQQLEGLFLFAERMQWPYLEAVRRCAKKACEDWLALHEPVYPVQMDWLFAVMLPGKHFAHVLMAMLILSTPAFQSVGMAPDSECGLALPECSYWRSRSVLGRVLGCLPGVTSLNGWVGPCPTATLHTQVDEEAPAAHCLITTVAFNPASAMLPPPSAESTRDIVIAGNPDLAPLWRVTNQPEILNLPPPQRDTAAWEIRSLDLRRAYRSHQFERGGTWLWSASLAFRQPGTGKEVNFALEHTPVFITLPPCSLSGQARGHKIHRRQFDYYRFRNVSMDEIAEVTPESVEEEIIVINASAPGAEVVARAWCAHVARAAVVRRAGGPCFCCTVKGAGRLGLRVGVVIWVS; encoded by the exons ATGAACAGCATCAAAGCCCGATTCAAGAGGATGTCAATAGGTCGGACCGGGAAGGATCCCAATACAAGTGGAAAGACAGACGCCGCAGCCTCGGCGGAGAGGACGCCAGACGAAGGCCGGAAGAATGCGCCAGCCAATTCCAATGCCGCGAATGTTGACAGTGGCCTCGCTGCCGCACGGATGTTCCTCAAAGACGAACGGGAGGGCAGTTTGGTGTTTACCGTCCAGGTTGCAACCGCTTATCGCCCGTGCATCGCGGTGGATGTGCATCGGTTTGGCGAGAAACAAGGGGACGGGCCCTATGGAAAGCCGGCCGGCTTGACGAAGATGTCGAGGGCGGAGCACGGGTTCGTGGAGGCGGAGCATCCGTCGTTTG AACTCTACCGAATCCAGAGAAAATACCTCCGCCGCCACTCCGAGAGCCCAAACGAGCTAGACGAGGAAGACTGCATCCTCTTCGACCCCGAGGCCTCGCCACTGTACGACCACGCCCATGCCAACGGGACGGTTACCGTCGAGGGCTTCGGCCTCGACCTCTGGAACGCTGAACTCGCACACGGCCGGATGCCCCAGCAGGCACACCCAAACATCCTCCTTGAGGTCCCCGAATTAACCTTCAACCCGGCGACGCTGCTCTGCAGGATCGAGGAGATCCGATCCAGGACTGTGCCTGCCGATGACCCCCAGGAGGAAATCGCCGCGTTGGTTGAGACGGTTGGGAAGGTGGCGTGGGAGAGTATAACGGGGTCGTGGGAaatgcaggggatggggcACAGCGAGCGCGTGCTCGAATTCCTCTTTGCGTTTCACCACGAGCAGGAGGATCTTTCGGGCCGCTCAGTTATTGCTGATACTATGACGCGTTTCCAGGACGGCTCGTATGAGGGGGCGTGGGCCGACTGGATGCGCATGGTTATGGCGAGGGAGCTTGCGCTGCGGCTTGCCTCGGGGGCGGGGATGGGAATGCAATGGGCCGGGGGTACGAAGGGGATATATGTTCGTTTTACGCGTGCGATCCTTGCGTCGTTGATTATCAGCGAGCGGTGGTTTGCAAACACAAGGATCCACGTTGGCGGGCATGTCGCGCTCGCGCGGGAAGTGCAGGATGCCAAATCAGCTGGCGTATCCGAACAGGATCGGCAGGAGGCATGGGAGCTGGTTCGTCTCGCGGAGGAGGCTACCGAGGCGAAGCAGTTTCAGCGTGCTGCGGTCCTCTTCTACGAAGCGCTCGCGGTTAATCCGGCAAACTACGATTCCGTCCAGGCGAGGGGCGAGTGGCTGCTCAGATTCCAGAACTACAGGGATGCAGCGAGGGATGCTGTGGTACTGCAGCGACTGGACCCGAATCGTCCGGCGGGGTATGTCCTCCTGGGCAGGGCATGCCTGGGCTACAAGAACTATCTCCGGGCGCGCGAGGCCTTCCGCGAAGCCGTGGCCCTTGCACACACATTCGACGAGAAGCTACCGATCCTCCAGGACCTGGACAAAGCACAAGACGCGCTCAGCGCGGAGCTGAAGGCAATCGAGCAAGCCGCGagcgagaaagaaaaagcggCGCTCATGCGCGCTCGGAGAATCGCAGACTTGGACCCCATGGGCCGAACGATCGCGCCGCGACCGGCTAAGCACGAGCAGCAGCTCGAGGGCCTGTTCCTCTTCGCAGAGCGGATGCAGTGGCCGTACCTTGAAGCCGTCCGGCGTTGCGCTAAGAAGGCCTGCGAAGACTGGCTTGCGTTGCACGAACCCGTTTACCCTGTCCAGATGGACTGGCTCTTTGCCGTGATGCTCCCGGGCAAGCACTTCGCACACGTCCTCATGGCGATGCTGATCCTCAGCACGCCGGCATTCCAAAGCGTGGGAATGGCGCCGGATAGCGAATGCGGCCTCGCGCTGCCCGAGTGCAGCTACTGGCGCAGCCGCTCAGTCCTCGGCCGCGTTCTCGGCTGCCTACCTGGCGTCACCTCGCTCAACGGCTGGGTCGGCCCATGCCCAACAGCAACGTTGCACACACAggtggacgaggaggccCCCGCGGCACACTGCCTCATCACGACGGTGGCGTTCAACCCGGCCTCCGCAATGCTCCCCCCGCCTTCTGCAGAGTCAACTCGGGACATCGTCATTGCGGGAAACCCGGACCTTGCGCCACTCTGGCGCGTCACAAACCAGCCGGAGATTCTCAACCTGCCCCCTCCGCAACGGGACACCGCCGCGTGGGAAATACGTTCGCTGGATCTCCGCCGCGCCTATCGCTCCCACCAGTTCGAGCGTGGGGGTACCTGGCTCTGGAGCGCTTCTCTGGCTTTCAGACAGCCCGGGACGGGGAAGGAAGTCAACTTCGCCTTGGAGCATACCCCCGTCTTTATCACCCTCCCGCCCTGCTCGCTTTCCGGTCAAGCAAGGGGCCATAAGATCCACCGCCGACAATTTGATTATTACAGGTTCCGGAACGTCTCGATGGATGAGATAGCGGAGGTAACGCCGGAGTCTGTGGAAGAGGAGATCATTGTTATCAACGCGTCTGCTCCCGGGGCCGAAGTGGTCGCGCGGGCGTGGTGTGCGCATGTTGCCAGGGCGGCCGTTGTCCGTAGGGCTGGGGGACCGTGCTTCTGTTGCACTGTTAAGGGCGCGGGGAGGCTTGGGTTGAGGGTGGGCGTTGTTATCTGGGTTTCGTAG